In Pan troglodytes isolate AG18354 chromosome 5, NHGRI_mPanTro3-v2.0_pri, whole genome shotgun sequence, the sequence GTCTCTCCTGGGCCCTCTGAGGGATCTTCCGCCGGCCTCTCTGGTGGCGCTGGACCCAGCCACTCAACTCGTCAGCAAGCCTGGGGAAGTGGAGGAGGCTCAGGACCTCCATGCCAGGCCAAGATTCCCACCCTCCTTGCCCACCCACAGGAGTGAGGAGAGGGCAGGGAGCACTGGCACTTTAGTACACAGGCCAGCCAGGCTGACTGCAGAAGGccttgggaggctgggggtgcTGGATGCCCCAGCAATGAATCCCACACCTCAGGGACTCAGTGCGGTTGAAGTGCCGGCAATCAGAGGAGAGGAAGAGCTGGTCTAGGTCTCTTAGTAGTAGCTCCTTGGCGCCCCCAGGGAAGGCTGTCAGGTTGCTGGAGTGAAGCAGGAAGGAGACAACACTTGGAGACTGCCCAGCACTCCCACAACAAAGAAGGCGATGATGGCAAGAGAAAGCTTTGGGTCCCCCTCACTGAAAGCGGGGAGAAGACCAACTCATACCCTCAAACGAGAGGgggccctctctctctctcctcacctgAAACTGGGCTGGTctgtggggctgggctggggctccTTAGGGCCCTGGGAGGACCCCTGGAGAGGTTCAACTCCCTGAACTGGCTCTTGCTCCGAGAACCCCAGCAAGTGTCTCCGGGGTTGAGGCTCCCCCTTGTTCATCCGAGGAGAGATGGGAGCTGAAGGAGGCTCACTGATGCTGTGGATAAAGAGGGACTGAGCAAAATGAAGAATTTCAGCTGTATCAAGGGTCTAGTTAAGAGTAAAGACTCTGCAGATGGACTGCTTGAGTTGCAATCTGTTATACAAGCCTGAGTCTGCCTCTGTAAGATGGGAATAAGGATGGTCCCTACATACAAAAAAGAGAGTGCATCACCTAGAGCCTAGAACTCAGTAAGCACTTAATAGTCACTATTTCTACCAGCATTATCACCATCATCTACTCTCCACTGGAAAAATAACGGAGCaggaggctgggcgaggtggctcaagcctgtaatcctagcactttgggaggctgaggtgggcagactgcctgagctcaggagttcgagaccagcctgggcaacaacagtgaaaccgtgtctctactaaaaaatacaaaaaattagccgggcatggtggcgtgcgcctgtagtcccagctacttgggaggttgaggcaggagaatcacttgaacccaggaagcggaggttgcagtgagctgagatcgtgccactgcactccagcctgggcaacagaacaaggctccgtctccaagaaaaaaagacaaataatggaGCAGGAAGGGGCTGGCCAGACACATCATCGGTGCCAAGGACACCAGAACCATTTGTGTATAAGCAGAAGGAAATGGCCTGGGCCAAAGCAGGCAGCTAGGAGGCTGTAACGTGGGCTCCACCTGGAAGGTTCTAGTGAAGCAAGGAAGGTCTCACCTGACAGGTCCAAAGTTGAAGGCAATGAAGAGAAGGAAGACCATGATGCAGACCATCTTCCTGTTTCCAGACCCTAACTTGAGCTCGCTGTTCTAAGGTAcaaagaaagagacaagaaaaagGGGAATCATTCCAAGGAGGCTGTATTCCTGTTGGTCTCCCAGGGACAGACTGGTCTTACTTCAGCCAGCAGGGCCTCCAGCCGCCGCCGGAGGGCAGCATTCTCCCGGCGGAGCTGCTGGTTGTCAGCCAGTACTGCTTGCAGCCGAGCCTCCAGTCCCTGCAgatactctttcttctttctccggGACTGGCAGGCTGACTCCCGGTTCTTGATCATTCGCTGCTGCCGCTTCAGCAGCTTTGCCTAGGCACCCGGAAGGTCAAAAAAGAATGACAGATGAGTTGGCAGAAGGGGACTATGCTCCCAAACCCCAAGGAATGATTTACCCAAAGCTCACATGGCCATTCCCCTGCCTTCCTGACCCACCTACACAGCCAGAGAGGTTTTTCCTCTCTACTCAAACACGCTAGGGAAGGGGCCCTTCTTTCAAACATTCCCTGCTACTGCTCCTCAGAGGTGGGAAAGGTTAGAGTGTGGGAAGAACTTTCTCCATGCTGGTGGAAACTCTTTCCTTCGTAACTCTTTCTTCCTGTCAACCCACATTTGTAGGGTTCAAAGTTTAACCTTGTTATACTGCTTATACAGTTTACCTGATTTTCCCCTAGGAGGCAGCCTCCCTCCCCAACTATGGCCACGACCGCAGTCGTATAGTACAGTATGACTTCCTTGCCTTTAATTTATGGAGACCAACCCCATTTCTCCATCTGCAGTGACAGCAAACCTAAAGGACCCTAAAACTACCTGGAGTTGATATTCATATAGAAACAGGAGTCCATTCTGACCCTCAGAATGATCTAATGGGTCCGTTTCCTCACTTTTTTCTCCTAGGTCTCGACTCCCTCCTCATCCCACAGTTCTCTCCATGGCAAgacttccctcttcccttcccatcACTCGCCCTACTTCTCTCCTCCCCAACACTTACATCCACTTCAGGCGGGCAGGAGTTTCCAGGCATAGGAGCGGGAACGATGCTCTTCCTCTCAGGCCGTGGTAGAGAGGGAGCCGGCCCTTCAGGCTGGACTCGAATAGCACCCTGGATGAGGACAACTGGGGACACTGAGGCAAGTGAGCAGAGGTCAGAGGGCTGTGCGCTGGGTGGGGTCCCTGTGTCCACACCCACACCAGAGCACCCAAGGATTGGGCAGCCTCAATGGCTGCAAGCTCTCTGACAGGGTCAATGCAGCCcgcctccttttctcctttttttctttttgagatgcagtcttgctctgtcgaccaggctggagtgcagtgacgcgatctcgactcactgcaagctccgcctcccgggttcacgccattctcctgcctcagcctccccagcagctggaactagagacgcacgccaccacgcctggcttatttttttgtatttttagtagagacggggtttcactgtgttagtcaggatggtctcgatctcctgaccttgtgatccgcccgccttggcctcccaaagtgctgggattacaggcgtgagccactgtacccggccttttttttttttttaattaattaattaattttaatttttattttttggtttttcttttttcttttttttttttttttttgagacaaagtctcgctttgtcgcccaggctggagtgcagtggcatgatctcggctcactgcaacctccgcctcctgggttcaagtgattctcctgcctcagcctcccgaggagctgggattacaggcgcctgccaccactccacgctaatttttgtatttttagtagagacaaggtttcaccacgttggccaggctggtcttaaacttctgacctcaggtgatccgcccgcctcagcctcccaaagtgctgggattaccggcgtgagccaccatgcccggcccttttctccttcttcagTACCTGGGGGTGGCTGGACGAGGGGCTGCAGAAGGACGGTGGTGCTGGGAGGCACAGCTCTGGGTGGCATTGGGACAGTGGTTAGCACTACAGGTTTGGGCTGCAGTGGTGGCTTCCGGGTGGGCAGGGCTTTCCCTGAAGGAAGGTgagagaaaagaacaagaaatGTCAGGACCACAGGCCTCTCACTAGGGATTCCAAATGTCAGGAGACTCCATTACCTGAGGAGCCATCAAGGGATGGGCCCATGCTGATCTGGACAGCTCCAAGTGAGGGGGCTGGGACATCCCAAAGGAGGCATCCTGAAGGGGAGAGGGACTCTGTCTTCACTTCCAGGACCTCCTCTCCTATAAAAGCCTATGTGGGGCATTCCAGAGATACATTAGTCAGGAAGAGTGTCGAGGAGAAGGAGCTGAAGAAGAGAAAGCTCTCATACCTCTAGGTAAGGAGGAACTCACTGGAAAacctggaggaaggaaggaaggtggtgCTCACCTGGCTGGAGGAGTCGGCTGAGAGCAGGGAGGCCTCAGAGTTGACGGAAGAACATGGAGAGACAGGTTCTATCTTGGTCTGGACATCTGTGGGAGGCAGGATGAGGCAAAAGCTGGATATCATGTAAACACTGAAGGGTTAAGAGGGTTAAGAGGGTTAAGatgggaggctgggcatggtggctcacgcctgtaatctcagcactttgggaggccaaggcgggcagatcacctgaggtcaggagttcaagaccagcctgaccaacatggagaaaccccgtctctactaaaaatacaaaattagtcgggcgtggtggcgcatccctgtgtcccagatactcaggaggctgaggcaggagaatcgcttgaacctgggaggcaaaggttgcagtgagccgagatcgtgccattgcactacagcctgggcaagaagagcaaaactccatctcaaaaaaataaaaaagagggttAAGATGGGGAAATGGGTCCTTTCTCTTTGAACCTGAAAATAAAACTCTTCTGGCCCTAGATTACAGGCCATCCAGGAAGGGCAGTCACAGAGCTGCTCACCTGCTGGCTTTCCGCCCTGCTTTTCGCCTAgtgcttccctttctcctttagtGGCTCCTCTAATTTTTCTCATCCCTGCTCCATGTTCCTCAAAGCTGTCTTTGCCCTTCTGCGTTTCCCTCTTTCTTGTTCACAGAACTTGTCTATTCACATAGAATAGGCCTGAGCAGGGGAAGTGGCGGGGGGGGGTCTCCAGCATTCACATGGCCCAAATTCCTATCTTGCTGGATTTCCACCTTATCCTGGCCCAATGCATCTCCATGCTGACAACCGCCAAGTGTGCATCTCCCCCTGGCTGCTCACCTGCACCAGATTCTGACTTCCAAGCTGCCTGCTGGTCCCttccattctcatgcctcaccagTCACCCAAATCTAACTGGCCATAAATGAGGCTTCCTGATTGCCCCGTCACACAGTTTTCCTCCCAAGCACCAAACAGCAAAGCCTCAGTCACCTCTGAGCCTTCATGGCCTCCATTAAATCTGCCTTTATGACTTGTTGATCACTCCATGAAAGAAAATGCTAGGCCCCATGTCGGTGAAATAAAACCCTTCTGAGGGCCAGATTCAGCCCACAGGTCAACAGTCCACCACTACCTCTGGTCCATACCGTTCACTTTGGTACTTAATTATATGATCACTaagattgctttttaaaacttcaatttatatttttgaatagatAATACAGTCATGATACAAATCCAAATGAACAAAGGAAAattaagtcaaaaaaaaaatcttggcggggcacggtggctcacgcctgtaatcccagcactttgggaggccgaggcaggtggatcacgaggtcaggagatcgagaccatcctggctaacacggtgaaaccccctctctactaaaaaaaatagaaaaattagccaggcatggtggcggatgcctgtagtcccagcaacttgggaggctgagggaggagaatggcatgaacccaggaggcggagcttgcagtgagccgagattgcgccactgcactccagcctgggtaaagcgagactctgtctcaattaaaaaaaaaaaaaaacttcccttcCCTGTCCTCCGGTCACTCAGATTCCCTATACAGAGATAACCACTATCAGAACTATTTAACcatggttgggcatggtggctcacgcctgtaatcccagcactttgggaggccgacacccaacgcaggtggattgcttgaagccaggagttcgacaccagcctgaacaacatggcaaaaccctgtctctaccaaaaatacaaaaaaatagccgggcatggtggcacgtgcctgtagtcctagctattaggggggctgaggcaggacaatagcttaaacccaggaaacacaggttgcagtgagtggagatcacgccaatgcactctagcctgggtgacagggcaaaactctgtctcaaaaaaaaaaaaaaaaaaaaaaaagggaactatTTAACCATGATGTATTATAACCCTCACAAAACTCTCCAAAAGCAAGAACTATGTCTCATGTCCATTGAGGGTAAAGTACAGGCCCTCAAAAAATACCTAAGTATGGAGGAGAATCTGACTCTAATAACACTATGCAATGCAAAGCCACCAACAATCCTTACAATCCTTTTGCTGCTAATAGCAgtgggcgatctcagctcactgcaagctccgcctcccgggttcaccccattctcctgcctcagcctcccgagtagctgagactacaggtgcctgccaccatgcctggctaattttttgtatttttagtagagatggcgcttcactgtgttagcccgaatggtcttgatctcctgacctcgtgatctgcccgccttggcttcccaaagtgctgggattacaggtgtgaaccactgtgcctggcctgctaaTGGTATTTCAATCCTtattttgtgtgtcttctttataacatttattaatcTGCTAGATATAATCTGTTTGTCCCTCCAAATCCACTCTCCATCCCTCCCTGCTGTGCTCTGAGATCCAGGGAGAATCTGAATGGACTGTATCAGCGGGCTCCCTGGTTGGAGTTCAGCCAGTGAGAGATGGTGCCAGGAGATCCAGAAGGTACTTTGAAATCAACAATCAACATgtcaactgggcatggtggcttacgcctgtaatcccagcactttgggagccaaagtgggtggatcacctgaggtcggaaattcaagaccagcctaacatgcaagaaaccctgtctctactaaaaatacaaaattagccaggtgtggtggagcatgcctgtaatcccagctactcaggaggctgaggcaggagaatcgcttgaactcaggaggcagaggttacagtgagccaagatcacaccactattgcactccagcctgggcaacaagagtgaagctccataacaacaacaacaacagaatcaACATGTCCAACGCTGAATTCATCATCTTCCCTGACCAGAAAGCCCCTGCTTTTGCAGTCTCCATCCAGTGAACAGTAACATCACCCACCCACAGCCATCCTAGCCACAAACCTCTTTGACTCCTACCTCTCTCCAATGTCCAGGAGGTCACAACTCATCTATTCCACTTCATTCTTTCTCAAGTCTGCTTTCTTCACGACATCCGAATATCTCACTTGATCAACTGCATAAGCTTCTTCCTTGGTTCTCTTGCCTCTGGCCCTGCCCCTCTGCAACCCATTCTCTACTTTGCCACTAGAATCATCTTCCTAATCATATTGCTTCCCTGCTTAATTCTCCAAAGGCCCCCACCTATCCACAGGATAGAAGCTAAGAGCCCCTTAGCAGGGGCCCCACCTGGCCCTGTAGCCTCTACAGTTCCACATCACTCCCCAAATCCTTCTTACACCCACTCTGAAGAAATGCAGGGTCCTCAGACACAAGTCAACCCCCACACTGTCCTCCTGGCTAATTTCTACGTGTCCTTTAAAACTCTCAGGAAACCCTTCTTCCAGGGGCACATCCCAGATTTAGCGCCAATGTGGATGAAATGTCCCCTCTTATGAGCTTTCATGGTACcctctagtgattttttttttttcgagaccgagtcttgctcttttgcccaggatggagtgcagtggcgtgatctcggctcattgcaagctccgcctcccgggttcatgccattctcctgcctcagcctcccaagtagctgggactacaggctaattttttgtatttttagtagacacggggtttcaccatgttagccaggatggtctcaatctcctgacctcgtgatccgcccacctcggcctcccaaagtgctgggattacaagcatgagccaccacacccagccccacctcTAGTGATTTCTATCCTAGAATGACCACACCTGTATTGACTGGTACTTGTCTTTCTCCCATTACCAAATCACAGGGTTTGAAAGTCAGCATGGTGGTCAGGCCTTGTTCATCTTTGCATTCCCAGCATGCTGCTCAGTATCTGGCATggagtaggtgcttaataaatatttcttttttataattattatacctCAGATATGATCacatcaataaacatttactaaataCACAGCTACGAGTAAATAAACTTGGgaacactttaaaaatagaacaaataatGTTAATTGTAGAATCTAGTTTAGTATATGGTGTTCTAGCCTTTCTGTacgtttaaaaatgtttatgggctgggcgcgatggctcacgcctgtaatctcagcactttgggaggcggaggtaggcgactcatgaggtcaggagttcaagaccagcctggccaacatggtgaaaccccatctctactaaaaatacaaaaaattagctgggcgtggtggtgggtgcctgtaatcccggctacttgggaggctgagacaggagaatcacttgaacctgggaggtggaggttgcagtgagctgagaccacaccactgcacttcagcccgagcgacagtgtgagactctgtctcaacaacaacaaaaatgtttataataaaatgttgggtGGAGGGGAATCACACAGATACATATGCCCTAAACTGctcacaagtttttaaaaagtaagttgaATGGCATGACAGAATACTAggaacaagaaaaagagagaaaaataatatccATCTCCTCAGCACTGCCCTTGCTGTGGTTCCCTGAAAtgtttcctctccttcctgccttccctcctggTTTTCTGCCATTTCCCCTCCCCACCTTTTTCTCCCTGTCCTGCTGCCCGCACTTCCCCTccatctacacacatacacacacacacataacacattCTCCCGTAGTAGAGCCAAGGATTGGGGGCAGGCTGTTTTATTACCTGAGGAATCATCAGAGGTGGGGATAACGTTGATCTGGACGGTTTCAAATGAGGATGTTGGGTCATCTCCCAGGAGACACAGTGGGGGTGCCAAGgactctgtcttcacatggagCACCTCCCCTACCCCAAGAGCCTGGGTGAGAGTTGGTGTGGGGCAGGGGGCAGAAAGAAGGGCAAAAAATAAGGGAGATGTTGACAGTAAGAGCGAGAACAAAAGCTTTAGAAGTTTAGGGCTTACAAGCCATCAATTATTTGACATTCTGGTCTGAATGGTACTGACCATCTTTCTAACCTGTTCATTCTTCCTACTTTATTTCTGGGAGAATTGATGAAATCTCATGACTTCAAATATGGCCTCAGAGTGGACAACTTGGGCAAGAACAGTTCCAGAATTCTCAGCAGTCAATAACTCTCTTCTTCCCAGCCCCACATAACTCTTTATATTAAAAAGACCCaagatcaggcatggtggcttatacctgtaatccaagcactttgggatgccaaggtgggaggatcacttgagcccaggagtttaagtccactctgggcaacataggaagaccccatttttacaaacaataaaaaaaaattagccagacatggtggcatgtgtctgtggtcccaactactcaggaggcggaggcaggaggatcacctgagctcaggaggtcaaggctacagtgagccgtgacccCGTCACTGCACTGTAGTttgagtgacagagggaggccctatctcaaaaaaaaagcaaaaaacaaaaaacaaacaaacaaaaaaatcttcacTGCTAGATAACCAAAGGGGATGTGGAAAATGAAGACATTAAGGAAACGGCAAAGGTAGTGGAGAAGGCCCCCCACACCTCACGCACCTCATGACTCATAGCACACAAATCATTTAAA encodes:
- the ATF6B gene encoding cyclic AMP-dependent transcription factor ATF-6 beta isoform X6; protein product: MVGGWGGKMAELMLLSEIADPTRFFTDNLLSPEDWGLQNSTLYSGLDEVAEEQTQLFRCPEQDVPFEGSSLDVGMDVSPPEPPWELLPIFPDLQVKSEPSSPCSSSSLSSESSRLSTEPSSEALGVGEVLHVKTESLAPPLCLLGDDPTSSFETVQINVIPTSDDSSDVQTKIEPVSPCSSVNSEASLLSADSSSQAFIGEEVLEVKTESLSPSGCLLWDVPAPSLGAVQISMGPSLDGSSGKALPTRKPPLQPKPVVLTTVPMPPRAVPPSTTVLLQPLVQPPPVSPVVLIQGAIRVQPEGPAPSLPRPERKSIVPAPMPGNSCPPEVDAKLLKRQQRMIKNRESACQSRRKKKEYLQGLEARLQAVLADNQQLRRENAALRRRLEALLAENSELKLGSGNRKMVCIMVFLLFIAFNFGPVSISEPPSAPISPRMNKGEPQPRRHLLGFSEQEPVQGVEPLQGSSQGPKEPQPSPTDQPSFSNLTAFPGGAKELLLRDLDQLFLSSDCRHFNRTESLRLADELSGWVQRHQRGRRKIPQRAQERQSLDTSPSRSLSHGRSHLQLRQSPSNPLDPRKGILWASCNYIATQTIRSQRSWMQLTDGKTHFMLYLSEGTTCCSQPSATTRPPGPRCPW
- the ATF6B gene encoding cyclic AMP-dependent transcription factor ATF-6 beta isoform X3; this encodes MVGGWGGKMAELMLLSEIADPTRFFTDNLLSPEDWGLQNSTLYSGLDEVAEEQTQLFRCPEQDVPFEGSSLDVGMDVSPPEPPWELLPIFPDLQVKSEPSSPCSSSSLSSESSRLSTEPSSEALGVGEVLHVKTESLAPPLCLLGDDPTSSFETVQINVIPTSDDSSDVQTKIEPVSPCSSVNSEASLLSADSSSQAFIGEEVLEVKTESLSPSGCLLWDVPAPSLGAVQISMGPSLDGSSGKALPTRKPPLQPKPVVLTTVPMPPRAVPPSTTVLLQPLVQPPPVSPVVLIQGAIRVQPEGPAPSLPRPERKSIVPAPMPGNSCPPEVDAKLLKRQQRMIKNRESACQSRRKKKEYLQGLEARLQAVLADNQQLRRENAALRRRLEALLAENSELKLGSGNRKMVCIMVFLLFIAFNFGPVSISEPPSAPISPRMNKGEPQPRRHLLGFSEQEPVQGVEPLQGSSQGPKEPQPSPTDQPSFSNLTAFPGGAKELLLRDLDQLFLSSDCRHFNRTESLRLADELSGWVQRHQRGRRKIPQRAQERQKSQPRKKSPPVKAVPIQPPGPPERDSVGQLQLYRHPDHSQPAFLDAIDRREDTFYVVSFRRDHLLLPAISHNKTSRPKMSLVMPAMAPNETLSGRGAPGDYEEMMQIECEVMDTRVIHIKTSTVPPSLRKQPSPTPGNATGGPLPASAASQAHQASHQPFYLNHP
- the ATF6B gene encoding cyclic AMP-dependent transcription factor ATF-6 beta isoform X1; this encodes MVGGWGGKMAELMLLSEIADPTRFFTDNLLSPEDWGLQNSTLYSGLDEVAEEQTQLFRCPEQDVPFEGSSLDVGMDVSPPEPPWELLPIFPDLQVKSEPSSPCSSSSLSSESSRLSTEPSSEALGVGEVLHVKTESLAPPLCLLGDDPTSSFETVQINVIPTSDDSSDVQTKIEPVSPCSSVNSEASLLSADSSSQAFIGEEVLEVKTESLSPSGCLLWDVPAPSLGAVQISMGPSLDGSSGKALPTRKPPLQPKPVVLTTVPMPPRAVPPSTTVLLQPLVQPPPVSPVVLIQGAIRVQPEGPAPSLPRPERKSIVPAPMPGNSCPPEVDAKLLKRQQRMIKNRESACQSRRKKKEYLQGLEARLQAVLADNQQLRRENAALRRRLEALLAENSELKLGSGNRKMVCIMVFLLFIAFNFGPVSISEPPSAPISPRMNKGEPQPRRHLLGFSEQEPVQGVEPLQGSSQGPKEPQPSPTDQPSFSNLTAFPGGAKELLLRDLDQLFLSSDCRHFNRTESLRLADELSGWVQRHQRGRRKIPQRAQERQSQPRKKSPPVKAVPIQPPGPPERDSVGQLQLYRHPDHSQPAFLDAIDRREDTFYVVSFRRDHLLLPAISHNKTSRPKMSLVMPAMAPNETLSGRGAPGDYEEMMQIECEVMDTRVIHIKTSTVPPSLRKQPSPTPGNATGGPLPASAASQAHQASHQPFYLNHP
- the ATF6B gene encoding cyclic AMP-dependent transcription factor ATF-6 beta isoform X4; its protein translation is MVGGWGGKMAELMLLSEIADPTRFFTDNLLSPEDWDSTLYSGLDEVAEEQTQLFRCPEQDVPFEGSSLDVGMDVSPPEPPWELLPIFPDLQVKSEPSSPCSSSSLSSESSRLSTEPSSEALGVGEVLHVKTESLAPPLCLLGDDPTSSFETVQINVIPTSDDSSDVQTKIEPVSPCSSVNSEASLLSADSSSQAFIGEEVLEVKTESLSPSGCLLWDVPAPSLGAVQISMGPSLDGSSGKALPTRKPPLQPKPVVLTTVPMPPRAVPPSTTVLLQPLVQPPPVSPVVLIQGAIRVQPEGPAPSLPRPERKSIVPAPMPGNSCPPEVDAKLLKRQQRMIKNRESACQSRRKKKEYLQGLEARLQAVLADNQQLRRENAALRRRLEALLAENSELKLGSGNRKMVCIMVFLLFIAFNFGPVSISEPPSAPISPRMNKGEPQPRRHLLGFSEQEPVQGVEPLQGSSQGPKEPQPSPTDQPSFSNLTAFPGGAKELLLRDLDQLFLSSDCRHFNRTESLRLADELSGWVQRHQRGRRKIPQRAQERQKSQPRKKSPPVKAVPIQPPGPPERDSVGQLQLYRHPDHSQPAFLDAIDRREDTFYVVSFRRDHLLLPAISHNKTSRPKMSLVMPAMAPNETLSGRGAPGDYEEMMQIECEVMDTRVIHIKTSTVPPSLRKQPSPTPGNATGGPLPASAASQAHQASHQPFYLNHP
- the ATF6B gene encoding cyclic AMP-dependent transcription factor ATF-6 beta isoform X2, which translates into the protein MVGGWGGKMAELMLLSEIADPTRFFTDNLLSPEDWDSTLYSGLDEVAEEQTQLFRCPEQDVPFEGSSLDVGMDVSPPEPPWELLPIFPDLQVKSEPSSPCSSSSLSSESSRLSTEPSSEALGVGEVLHVKTESLAPPLCLLGDDPTSSFETVQINVIPTSDDSSDVQTKIEPVSPCSSVNSEASLLSADSSSQAFIGEEVLEVKTESLSPSGCLLWDVPAPSLGAVQISMGPSLDGSSGKALPTRKPPLQPKPVVLTTVPMPPRAVPPSTTVLLQPLVQPPPVSPVVLIQGAIRVQPEGPAPSLPRPERKSIVPAPMPGNSCPPEVDAKLLKRQQRMIKNRESACQSRRKKKEYLQGLEARLQAVLADNQQLRRENAALRRRLEALLAENSELKLGSGNRKMVCIMVFLLFIAFNFGPVSISEPPSAPISPRMNKGEPQPRRHLLGFSEQEPVQGVEPLQGSSQGPKEPQPSPTDQPSFSNLTAFPGGAKELLLRDLDQLFLSSDCRHFNRTESLRLADELSGWVQRHQRGRRKIPQRAQERQSQPRKKSPPVKAVPIQPPGPPERDSVGQLQLYRHPDHSQPAFLDAIDRREDTFYVVSFRRDHLLLPAISHNKTSRPKMSLVMPAMAPNETLSGRGAPGDYEEMMQIECEVMDTRVIHIKTSTVPPSLRKQPSPTPGNATGGPLPASAASQAHQASHQPFYLNHP
- the ATF6B gene encoding cyclic AMP-dependent transcription factor ATF-6 beta isoform X5, whose protein sequence is MVGGWGGKMAELMLLSEIADPTRFFTDNLLSPEDWDSTLYSGLDEVAEEQTQLFRCPEQDVPFEGSSLDVGMDVSPPEPPWELLPIFPDLQVKSEPSSPCSSSSLSSESSRLSTEPSSEALGVGEVLHVKTESLAPPLCLLGDDPTSSFETVQINVIPTSDDSSDVQTKIEPVSPCSSVNSEASLLSADSSSQAFIGEEVLEVKTESLSPSGCLLWDVPAPSLGAVQISMGPSLDGSSGKALPTRKPPLQPKPVVLTTVPMPPRAVPPSTTVLLQPLVQPPPVSPVVLIQGAIRVQPEGPAPSLPRPERKSIVPAPMPGNSCPPEVDAKLLKRQQRMIKNRESACQSRRKKKEYLQGLEARLQAVLADNQQLRRENAALRRRLEALLAENSELKLGSGNRKMVCIMVFLLFIAFNFGPVSISEPPSAPISPRMNKGEPQPRRHLLGFSEQEPVQGVEPLQGSSQGPKEPQPSPTDQPSFSNLTAFPGGAKELLLRDLDQLFLSSDCRHFNRTESLRLADELSGWVQRHQRGRRKIPQRAQERQSLDTSPSRSLSHGRSHLQLRQSPSNPLDPRKGILWASCNYIATQTIRSQRSWMQLTDGKTHFMLYLSEGTTCCSQPSATTRPPGPRCPW